In Aspergillus luchuensis IFO 4308 DNA, chromosome 1, nearly complete sequence, the following are encoded in one genomic region:
- the ams1 gene encoding alpha-mannosidase (BUSCO:EOG092607QZ;~COG:G;~EggNog:ENOG410PH3N;~InterPro:IPR028995,IPR015341,IPR037094,IPR000602, IPR027291,IPR011330,IPR011013,IPR041147,IPR011682;~PFAM:PF17677,PF01074,PF09261,PF07748;~go_function: GO:0003824 - catalytic activity [Evidence IEA];~go_function: GO:0004559 - alpha-mannosidase activity [Evidence IEA];~go_function: GO:0030246 - carbohydrate binding [Evidence IEA];~go_process: GO:0005975 - carbohydrate metabolic process [Evidence IEA];~go_process: GO:0006013 - mannose metabolic process [Evidence IEA]), with the protein MGGDVPRQAPSALPQTPAGPVGQRIKSIYTDRLKQFTATGQYEGQNLISKLNEAVNSDEDHVKLSVYSVPDLQRPTFKEATSNEFKPTHIGASFGPSWSTHWFRIRLTVPEDMRKKERLEFHWDANNEGLVWSEDGRPLQGLTGGNERIEWIIPDAWRDGKEHTFYIEMACNGMFGNAPGGDSIQPPNPDKYYTLHKAQITAVNLEARALFYDFWIIGDAAREFPGDGWESHEANMVGNAIIDAFIAGEGSNESIKEARKIAQKYLGSKVDSSQVYETDTEPIVYAIGHCHIDTCWLWPWAETKRKVARSWSNQCDLMDRYPEHRFACSQAQQFKWLKQYYPSVFERVKQWVKKGHFQPIGGSWVEHDTNMPSGESLVRQFLYGQRFFERNFGERCTTFWLPDTFGYSTQIPQICRLAGMSRFLTQKLSWNNINNFPHTTFLWVALDGSQVMCHMPPAETYTASAHFGDVKRSVTQHKSMDNDNTSLLVFGKGDGGGGPTFEHLEKLRRCRGLSDKVGLLPRVKMGDSVDDFFAKLEKKVEKGTRFATWYGELYFELHRGTYTTQANNKRGNRKSEFLLREIEYLATLATLEQSADKYKYPKEEIDEMWEDVLLCQFHDCLPGSSIEMCYDDSRELYKKVFEIGNKVRKEALQALGLGSSTAKGLAAINTLPWPRSEVVKVPASFTTAGGPRYAIVSGESGPIKCQLPTASSRAPAVTVSEIEPGVFRLQNEKLRVDVHDGVITSLYDLEEKREIVAKGGKANQLVIFDDKPLYWQAWDVEVFHLESRKELQSGRTTVAENDPYRVSVVTETRISDKSWVKTTISLAAAVGDQPSYVEMESEVEWRETMKFLKVEFPVDITNTQASYETQYGIINRPTHYNTSWDMAKFEVCCHKWADLSEHGYGVSILNDSKYGFATCGNMMRLSLLRAPKAPDAHADMGHHRIRYAILPHAGPLDHRTIRAGYSFNHPLALEPVSGQEASNAFKSILLDGSPSLVLDTVKRGEDDEDVSRDELPRRAGKSVILRIYESLGGKSRGTINTKLPVKKAWKCNILEDDETSLVLSKSDSQTTSIDIELRAFEVATYRLQL; encoded by the exons ATGGGTGGAGACGTTCCCCGGCAAGCTCCCAGCGCCCTTCCCCAGACTCCCGCGGGCCCAGTCGGTCAACGCATCAAGAGCATCTACACCGACCGTCTCAAGCAATTCACCGCCACCGGACAGTACGAAGGCCAGAACCTCATCTC CAAGCTGAACGAGGCCGTCAATTCCGACGAAGACCATGTCAAGCTTTCAGTATACTCCGTCCCTGACCTCCAGCGCCCAACTTTCAAAGAGGCTACCTCCAATGAATTTAAACCTACCCACATCGGAGCATCGTTCGGACCAAGCTGGTCCACTCATTGGTTCCGCATCCGCCTGACGGTCCCGGAGGATATGCGCAAGAAGGAACGTCTGGAGTTCCACTGGGATGCAAACAACGAGGGTCTAGTGTGGTCAGAAGATGGTCGGCCCCTTCAAGGTCTCACTGGTGGCAACGAGCGTATCGAGTGGATCATCCCCGATGCCTGGCGGGATGGGAAGGAACATACCTTCTACATCGAGATGGCCTGCAATGGCATGTTTGGAAATGCGCCTGGGGGTGATTCCATCCAGCCGCCTAACCCTGACAAATACTATACATTGCACAAAGCTCAAATTACGGCCGTCAACCTAGAGGCACGGGCATTGTTCTACGACTTCTGGATTATTGGAG ACGCGGCCAGGGAATTCCCTGGTGATGGCTGGGAGTCGCATGAGGCCAACATGGTCGGCAATGCTATCATTGATGCGTTCATTGCTGGGGAAGGCAGCAATGAATCAATCAAGGAGGCACGCAAAATAGCCCAGAAGTACCTGGGTAGTAAAGTAGATTCTTCCCAAGTGTACGAGACCGACACGGAACCCATCGTCTACGCTATTGGACATTGCCATATCGATACTTGCTGGTTGTGGCCTTGGGCAGAGACTAAGCGTAAGGTTGCCCGGTCATGGTCAAACCAGTGTGATTTGATGGACAGATATCCGGAGCATCGCTTCGCTTGCTCCCAGGCACAACAGTTCAAGTGGTTGAAGCAATACTATCCATCAGTTTTTGAGCGCGTCAAACAGTGGGTCAAGAAAGGTCACTTCCAACCTATCGGCGGCAGCTGGGTCGAGCATGACACCAACATGCCCAGCGGAGAGTCGCTGGTGAGGCAATTTCTCTATGGCCAACGCTTCTTCGAGAGAAACTTCGGTGAACGCTGTACAACTTTCTGGCTTCCGGATACCTTTGGCTACTCTACGCAGATACCTCAGATCTGTCGTTTGGCAGGCATGAGTCGCTTCCTCACCCAAAAGCTCAGTTGGAACAATATCAATAACTTCCCGCACACCACATTCCTTTGGGTTGCACTTGATGGGAGCCAGGTTATGTGCCACATGCCACCAGCGGAGACATACACTGCGAGCGCTCACTTTGGTGACGTGAAGCGTAGCGTGACTCAACACAAGTCAATGGACAACGACAATACGTCACTCTTAGTATTCGGCAAgggcgatggtggtggtgggccAACCTTTGAACatctggagaagctgcgccGCTGCCGCGGTCTCAGTGACAAGGTTGGCTTGCTTCCTCGTGTCAAGATGGGAGATTCAGTCGATGATTTCTTCGCAAAGCTCGAGAAGAAGGTAGAAAAAGGTACCCGCTTCGCCACGTGGTATGGTGAATTATATTTCGAATTACATCGGGGCACGTATACCACACAGGCCAACAACAAACGGGGAAACCGCAAGTCAGAGTTCTTGCTCAGGGAAATTGAATACCTTGCTACTCTCGCCACTCTTGAACAGTCTGCCGACAAGTATAAGTATCCCAAGGAGGAAATTGACGAGATGTGGGAAGATGTACTTTTGTGCCAATTCCATGACTGCCTTCCCGGTAGCAGCATCGAGATGTGCTACGATGACTCCAGAGAGCTATACAAGAAGGTTTTCGAAATTGGCAACAAGGTTCGGAAGGAAGCCCTCCAAGCTCTTGGACTTGGAAGCAGCACCGCGAAGGGTCTCGCCGCAATCAATACATTGCCCTGGCCTCGCTCAGAAGTAGTCAAGGTCCCTGCTAGTTTTACAACTGCGGGTGGCCCTAGGTACGCCATTGTCAGTGGTGAAAGTGGTCCTATCAAGTGCCAGCTTCCTACAGCTTCGAGCAGAGCGCCTGCTGTGACTGTTTCCGAGATCGAGCCCGGTGTTTTCCGTTTACAGAATGAAAAACTGAGGGTAGATGTGCACGACGGAGTCATCACATCGTTGTACGATCTGGAGGAAAAGCGCGAAATCGTTGCCAAGGGCGGAAAGGCTAACCAGCTTGTCATTTTTGACGATAAACCACTCTACTGGCAAGCGTGGGACGTTGAGGTCTTCCACCTCGAATCGAGGAAAGAGTTGCAATCCGGGAGGACTACTGTCGCTGAAAACGACCCATATCGTGTCAGCGTGGTCACTGAGACCCGCATCAGCGACAAGAGCTGGGTCAAGACGACTATCAGCCTGGCTGCTGCCGTTGGAGACCAGCCATCCTATGTTGAGATGGAAAGTGAAGTTGAATGGCGGGAGACTATGAAGTTCCTCAAGGTCGAATTCCCTGTCGACATCACGAACACACAGGCATCGTACGAGACTCAGTACGGAATCATCAATCGCCCTACTCATTACAACACCAG CTGGGACATGGCCAAGTTTGAAGTGTGCTGCCACAAGTGGGCAGATCTGTCTGAGCACGGCTACGGTGTCTCGATCCTCAATGATTCCAAGTATGGGTTTGCAACTTGCGGTAACATGATGCGCCTCTCCCTGCTTCGTGCCCCGAAGGCACCAGATGCTCATGCAGATATGGGCCATCATCGTATCCGTTACGCGATTCTCCCGCACGCAGGACCCCTGGACCATCGCACGATCCGCGCAGGGTACAGCTTTAACCATCCCCTTGCCTTGGAGCCCGTATCTGGTCAGGAGGCAAGCAATGCGTTTAAGTCGATCTTGCTGGACGGTTCCCCGTCACTCGTGTTGGACACAGTGAAGCGCggtgaagacgacgaagacgtgTCTCGTGACGAACTACCAAGGCGTGCCGGGAAGAGCGTCATCCTTCGCATCTACGAGTCCCTAGGTGGTAAGAGCCGTGGCACCATCAATACCAAGCTTCCTGTCAAGAAGGCATGGAAGTGCAATATccttgaggatgacgagACGAGCCTGGTCTTGTCCAAGAGTGATTCACAGACCACGAGCATTGATATCGAGCTGAGAGCCTTCGAGGTCGCGACATACAGACTGCAGCTGTAG
- the DRE2 gene encoding electron carrier (BUSCO:EOG09265040;~COG:S;~EggNog:ENOG410PIMK;~InterPro:IPR031838,IPR007785;~PFAM:PF16803,PF05093;~go_component: GO:0005737 - cytoplasm [Evidence IEA];~go_function: GO:0051536 - iron-sulfur cluster binding [Evidence IEA];~go_process: GO:0016226 - iron-sulfur cluster assembly [Evidence IEA]), with product MAPSFVTIDTTPDFDMAPAPSFQPMSTGSPSKRTLLLAPPSIATQEEKLRDLFTTFDRSTTDLQMLDRISAGFVSLPANTYDHIVVLTDTDGTRRSEALHLLTRDVYTALVPCMKAGAKLQTQDNFFGEAEEREAVLAGLIKTDAGFEKMDQPKSFAIPLRRNGKKKDAAKTETVAPAPAPAPPVQPVTVGMINNDDDYENDDDLIDEDTLLSDEDLKRPIQPPECQPKPGRRRRACKDCTCGLAARLEAEEQAEREKADKALNVMKLETEDLNELDFTVQGKTGSCGNCALGDAFRCAGCPFIGLPAFKPGQEVQILENVAQL from the exons ATGGCTCCCTCGTTCGTGACCATCGACACAACGCCTGATTTCGACATGGCACCCGCCCCCTCCTTCCAGCCCATGTCGACCGGCAGCCCCTCCAAGCGCACTCTCCTCCTCGctcccccctccatcgccactcaagaagagaagctccgggacctcttcaccacctttGACCGCTCCACAACCGACCTGCAGATGCTTGACCGCATATCTGCCGGCTTCGTCTCTCTCCCCGCCAACACCTACGATCACATTGTCGTCCTAACCGATACCGATGGCACGCGGCGGTCGGAGGCCCTCCACCTGCTCACGCGGGATGTCTACACCGCGTTGGTTCCCTGCATGAAGGCCGGAGCGAAGCTACAGACCCAGGATAACTTTTTCGGAGAGGCCGAGGAGCGCGAGGCGGTCTTGGCGGGGCTGATCAAGACCGATGCCGGATTTGAGAAGATGGACCAGCCCAAGTCGTTCGCGATCCCTCTGCGACgcaatgggaagaagaaggatgcggCGAAGACAGAGACAGTTGCTCCCGCACCTGCGCCTGCCCCGCCCGTGCAGCCTGTCACCGTGGGCATGATTAATAATGACGACGATTACGAGAACGACGATGACTTGATTGACGAGGATACCCTGCTGTCGGATGAGGATTTGAAGAGACCCATCCAGC CCCCCGAATGCCAGCCCAAGCCCGGCCGCCGGCGTCGCGCCTGCAAGGACTGCACGTGCGGACTCGCAGCACGACTCGAGGCGGAGGAACAAGCGGAGCGTGAGAAGGCAGACAAGGCTCTGAACGTGATGAAGCTGGAGACGGAGGACCTGAACGAGCTGGACTTTACCGTGCAGGGTAAGACAGGCTCGTGTGGAAACTGCGCCCTGGGCGATGCTTTCCGGTGCGCGGGCTGTCCGTTCATCGGACTGCCGGCGTTCAAGCCAGGCCAGGAGGTGCAGATCCTGGAAAATGTTGCGCAGTTGTGA